One window of Arthrobacter oryzae genomic DNA carries:
- the nusA gene encoding transcription termination factor NusA: MDIDMSALRLLEREREIPLDLLIPTIEQALLVAYHKSPGAFEKARAELDRKSGHVTIWATEIDDDGAPIGEFEDTPAGFGRIAASTARQIILQRLRDAEDDNVLGQFKGREGELVAGTIQQGNNPHMIQVNLGTVEALLPPPEQVPGEKYLHGNRLRAFVIDVHRGTKGPSITLSRSHPGLVRKLFELEVPEIADRSVEIVALAREAGHRTKIAVKANIPGINAKGACIGEMGSRVRAVMTELNDEKIDIVDYSEDPATFIASALSPSRVNSVTITDEATRSARVVVPDYQLSLAIGKEGQNARLAAKLTGWRIDIVSDAAAPREN, translated from the coding sequence ATGGATATTGACATGAGCGCACTGAGACTTCTGGAGCGTGAGCGTGAAATCCCGCTGGACCTCCTGATCCCCACCATCGAGCAGGCGCTGCTGGTGGCCTACCACAAGTCTCCGGGAGCCTTCGAAAAGGCCCGCGCAGAGCTGGACCGCAAGAGCGGCCACGTGACCATCTGGGCAACTGAAATTGACGACGACGGCGCCCCCATCGGCGAGTTCGAAGACACGCCGGCGGGGTTCGGCCGCATCGCTGCCAGCACCGCGCGGCAGATCATCCTGCAGCGTCTTCGCGACGCTGAGGACGACAACGTCCTGGGCCAGTTCAAGGGTCGCGAGGGCGAACTGGTGGCCGGCACAATCCAGCAGGGCAACAACCCGCACATGATCCAGGTCAACCTTGGAACGGTGGAGGCGCTGCTGCCCCCGCCCGAGCAGGTACCCGGCGAGAAGTACCTCCACGGCAACCGGCTTCGCGCCTTCGTCATCGACGTGCACCGCGGCACCAAGGGTCCGTCCATCACGCTGTCCCGTTCGCACCCCGGCCTGGTCCGGAAGCTTTTCGAACTGGAAGTCCCGGAGATCGCCGACCGCTCGGTGGAGATCGTGGCACTGGCCCGCGAGGCCGGCCACCGCACCAAGATCGCTGTCAAAGCCAACATCCCCGGCATCAATGCCAAGGGTGCCTGCATCGGCGAAATGGGTTCCCGTGTCCGGGCCGTCATGACCGAGCTCAATGACGAGAAGATCGACATTGTTGACTACAGCGAGGACCCGGCCACGTTCATCGCCAGCGCCCTGTCGCCGTCGAGGGTGAATTCCGTCACTATCACGGATGAGGCAACCCGCTCCGCACGCGTTGTAGTGCCGGACTATCAGCTGTCGCTCGCCATCGGCAAGGAGGGCCAGAACGCCCGTCTGGCCGCCAAGCTCACCGGCTGGCGCATCGACATCGTCTCCGACGCGGCGGCTCCGCGCGAAAACTAG
- a CDS encoding YlxR family protein has product MALVQHLEDQPQRTCIGCRKKGPRSELLRLVAEGSGSAAVVVDERRRMAGRGAWLHPSETCLALAIKRRAFGRALPGATGTAAVERRITAGTQAVDTPVAAATTVQPESGSEN; this is encoded by the coding sequence GTGGCATTAGTGCAACACCTTGAGGATCAGCCGCAACGCACCTGCATCGGATGCCGGAAGAAGGGGCCGCGGTCAGAGCTACTCCGGCTCGTCGCCGAAGGCAGCGGTTCCGCCGCTGTCGTGGTGGACGAACGACGCCGGATGGCTGGCCGGGGTGCATGGCTGCACCCCAGCGAAACGTGCCTGGCGCTGGCAATCAAGCGGCGTGCGTTCGGACGTGCCCTCCCGGGCGCCACCGGAACCGCCGCCGTCGAACGCCGGATAACGGCAGGCACGCAAGCCGTGGACACTCCGGTGGCCGCAGCAACAACCGTCCAACCTGAAAGCGGGTCAGAAAACTGA
- the infB gene encoding translation initiation factor IF-2, with translation MAKVRVHELAKELGITSKDAVTKLQELGEFVRSASSTIEAPVVRKLRNAYPAAGASKSEAPAAAPKAPASPAASRPAPAPGPAAPKAPEPKAEAPAAAPAPSAPAPAAAAPAPSTPAAAAPSAPAPAAPSTGAKPGARPAPKAEAPAAPSRSGGQGGSAPRPGGPRPGNNPFATSQGMPRGRGGDTERTSRPGNNPFAPSQGMPRPGGSRTEGERPGGPRPAAGAGGPRPGAPRPGGTQGARPGAPRPAGAAGARPGAGGGNRPTPGMMPNRTERPAPAGAGRPGGGGRGPGRPGGAPGTGGAPGAGGGAPAGGGFGKGGRGRGGTQGAFGKGGAGRGKQRKSKRAKRQELEQMSAPSLGGVSVPRGDGNTVVRLRRGSSITDFADKIEANPAALVTVLFHLGEMATATQSLDEETFALLGEELGYKLQVVSPEDEERELLSGFDIDFDAELEAEGDEELEARPPVVTVMGHVDHGKTRLLDAIRNSDVVAGEHGGITQHIGAYQITTAHEGTDRKITFIDTPGHEAFTAMRARGAKVTDIAILVVAADDGVMPQTVEALNHAQAANVPIVVAVNKIDKEGANPDKVRGQLTEYGLVPEEYGGDTMFVEVSARQNLNIDELLEAVLLTADAALDMRANPNKDARGIAIEANLDKGRGAVATVLVQSGTLRVGDTIVAGTAHGRVRAMFDDDGSVLTEAGPSRPVQVLGLSNVPRAGDTFFVTADERTARQIAEKREAADRNAALAKRRKRISLEDFDQAVAEGKIDTLNLILKGDVSGAVEALEDALLKIDVGEGVQLRVIHRGVGAITQNDVNLATVDSAVIIGFNVKPAERVAELADREGVDMRFYSVIYAAIDDIEMALKGMLKPEYEEVQLGTAEVREVFRSSKFGNIAGSIVRSGVIRRNTKARISRDGKIIGDNLTVETLKRFKDDATEVRTDFECGIGLGSYNDINEGDIIETFEMREKPRV, from the coding sequence GTGGCCAAGGTCCGCGTACATGAGCTCGCTAAAGAGCTCGGTATTACTTCCAAAGATGCAGTAACCAAACTGCAGGAACTGGGCGAATTCGTTCGCTCTGCCTCTTCCACCATTGAGGCCCCCGTTGTGAGGAAACTCCGCAACGCCTACCCCGCCGCCGGCGCTTCGAAGTCCGAAGCTCCCGCTGCAGCGCCCAAGGCGCCCGCCAGCCCCGCGGCTTCCCGTCCGGCCCCCGCGCCGGGCCCGGCAGCACCCAAGGCTCCGGAACCCAAGGCTGAAGCTCCGGCCGCAGCGCCCGCCCCGTCGGCGCCTGCTCCGGCAGCAGCAGCACCTGCTCCCTCGACTCCGGCTGCAGCCGCGCCCTCGGCACCGGCTCCGGCCGCACCGTCCACCGGCGCGAAGCCCGGTGCCCGTCCGGCACCGAAGGCCGAAGCTCCGGCTGCCCCCTCCCGCTCCGGCGGACAGGGCGGCTCGGCGCCCCGTCCGGGCGGTCCCCGTCCCGGCAACAACCCGTTCGCGACTTCCCAGGGCATGCCCCGCGGCCGCGGCGGCGACACCGAACGCACCTCGCGTCCGGGCAACAACCCGTTCGCTCCTTCCCAGGGCATGCCGCGTCCGGGCGGAAGCCGCACCGAGGGCGAACGCCCCGGCGGCCCGCGTCCGGCAGCCGGTGCAGGAGGTCCCCGTCCGGGTGCTCCGCGTCCCGGTGGTACCCAGGGTGCACGTCCCGGCGCTCCGCGTCCGGCCGGCGCTGCCGGCGCACGCCCCGGTGCAGGCGGCGGAAACCGTCCTACTCCCGGCATGATGCCTAACCGCACCGAACGTCCCGCACCCGCTGGTGCAGGTCGTCCCGGCGGCGGCGGCCGCGGTCCCGGACGCCCCGGTGGCGCACCGGGTACCGGTGGCGCTCCCGGCGCCGGCGGCGGTGCTCCGGCCGGCGGTGGCTTCGGCAAGGGCGGCCGCGGTCGCGGTGGCACCCAGGGTGCCTTCGGTAAGGGCGGCGCAGGCCGTGGCAAGCAGCGCAAGTCGAAGCGTGCCAAGCGCCAGGAACTCGAGCAGATGAGTGCTCCGTCGCTGGGCGGCGTCAGCGTGCCCCGCGGCGACGGCAACACCGTTGTCCGCCTCCGTCGCGGCTCGTCCATCACGGACTTTGCCGACAAGATCGAGGCGAACCCCGCCGCACTGGTGACGGTGCTCTTCCACCTCGGTGAAATGGCCACGGCCACCCAGTCGCTGGATGAGGAGACCTTCGCACTGCTGGGCGAGGAACTTGGCTACAAGCTCCAGGTTGTATCGCCGGAGGATGAGGAGCGCGAGCTGCTCTCCGGTTTCGACATCGACTTCGACGCCGAACTTGAAGCTGAAGGCGACGAGGAGCTCGAAGCACGGCCTCCGGTTGTCACCGTCATGGGTCACGTTGACCACGGTAAGACCCGCCTGCTGGATGCCATCCGTAACTCCGACGTCGTCGCGGGTGAACACGGCGGCATTACGCAGCACATCGGTGCTTACCAGATCACCACCGCGCACGAAGGCACCGACCGGAAGATCACCTTCATCGATACCCCGGGCCACGAGGCGTTCACCGCCATGCGTGCCCGTGGTGCGAAGGTCACCGACATCGCAATCCTGGTGGTCGCAGCGGACGACGGCGTGATGCCGCAGACCGTTGAGGCCCTCAACCACGCACAGGCGGCCAACGTGCCGATCGTCGTGGCTGTGAACAAGATCGACAAGGAAGGCGCCAACCCGGACAAGGTCCGCGGCCAGCTGACCGAGTACGGACTGGTTCCCGAAGAATACGGTGGCGACACCATGTTCGTGGAGGTCTCTGCCCGCCAGAACCTCAACATCGACGAGCTGCTCGAGGCAGTCCTGCTCACCGCAGACGCAGCCCTGGACATGCGCGCCAACCCGAACAAGGACGCCCGCGGTATCGCGATCGAAGCCAACCTGGACAAGGGCCGCGGTGCGGTTGCCACCGTCCTGGTCCAGTCCGGTACCCTGCGCGTCGGCGACACCATCGTCGCAGGCACGGCCCACGGCCGCGTCCGTGCGATGTTCGACGACGACGGCAGCGTCCTGACCGAGGCCGGCCCGTCCCGCCCCGTGCAGGTGCTGGGTCTGTCCAACGTCCCGCGCGCCGGTGACACCTTCTTCGTGACCGCTGACGAGCGCACCGCCCGCCAGATCGCCGAGAAGCGTGAAGCAGCCGACCGTAACGCCGCCCTGGCCAAGCGTCGCAAGCGCATCAGCCTTGAAGACTTCGACCAGGCCGTCGCCGAAGGCAAGATCGACACCCTCAACCTCATCCTCAAGGGTGACGTGTCCGGTGCCGTGGAAGCCCTCGAAGACGCGCTGCTCAAGATCGACGTCGGCGAAGGTGTCCAGCTCCGCGTTATCCACCGCGGTGTCGGTGCGATCACGCAGAACGACGTCAACCTGGCAACGGTCGACTCCGCCGTCATCATCGGCTTCAACGTCAAGCCCGCCGAGCGGGTTGCCGAACTGGCAGACCGCGAAGGCGTGGACATGCGCTTCTACTCCGTCATCTACGCAGCAATCGATGACATTGAGATGGCCCTCAAGGGCATGCTCAAGCCGGAGTACGAAGAGGTCCAGCTTGGCACCGCCGAGGTCCGTGAAGTGTTCCGTTCCTCCAAGTTCGGCAACATTGCCGGTTCCATCGTTCGGTCGGGTGTTATCCGACGCAACACGAAGGCCCGCATCAGCCGCGACGGCAAGATCATCGGCGACAACCTCACCGTTGAGACGCTCAAGCGCTTCAAGGACGACGCCACCGAGGTCCGCACGGACTTCGAGTGTGGTATCGGTCTTGGCTCGTACAACGACATCAACGAGGGCGACATCATCGAGACCTTCGAGATGCGCGAGAAGCCGCGCGTCTAG
- the rbfA gene encoding 30S ribosome-binding factor RbfA has protein sequence MADPARAAKLAQRIKVVVAEALGRKVKDPRLEGITVTDARVTNDLQHATIYYTVFGDQVVQADAAKGLEKAKGVLRQEVGRNITVRLTPTLEFVADQIPVNASNLEELLRAAKKRDAEVAALAAGAKHAGDADPYKSDIPDDVEIDEDDFDEEDEDLIDNEELDEDNSK, from the coding sequence ATGGCTGATCCGGCACGCGCTGCCAAGTTGGCGCAGCGGATTAAGGTTGTTGTTGCAGAGGCTTTGGGCCGGAAGGTCAAGGATCCGCGGCTTGAAGGTATTACTGTTACCGATGCCCGCGTGACCAATGACCTGCAGCACGCCACGATCTACTACACCGTGTTCGGGGACCAGGTTGTCCAGGCGGATGCTGCCAAGGGCCTGGAGAAGGCCAAGGGCGTCCTCCGGCAGGAAGTGGGCCGCAACATCACTGTGCGGCTGACTCCCACGCTCGAGTTCGTGGCTGACCAGATTCCGGTCAACGCCTCCAACCTGGAGGAACTGCTCCGCGCCGCCAAGAAGCGCGACGCTGAAGTGGCCGCCCTGGCTGCCGGCGCCAAGCACGCCGGCGACGCCGATCCGTACAAGAGCGACATTCCCGACGACGTCGAAATCGACGAAGACGACTTCGACGAAGAGGATGAAGACCTCATCGACAACGAAGAACTCGACGAGGACAACAGCAAGTAG
- a CDS encoding ScyD/ScyE family protein produces the protein MRKHVSLAAAAVTAAVFLSSGPAGAAAPPQSDPVIVAGGLVSPLHVSTARDGAVTVSEEFAGRLIRIGPDGARSELYSDPAWDVAGSAYRRGTTYFAESQGAGPMDARPLAGHIRTIARDGKQATFGDLAALETSENADGDVTYGFEDLPEACAAQLPPEVPASYAGTVDSHPYGIALSGDTVYVADAGANSIVAVDADSGDTETVAVLPPRPYTVTAEVASALQLPGCVAGLTYNFEPVPTDVAVGHDGWLYVSVLPGGPEDPALGARGAVYRVNPDNGRVRLFADDVMSPTGLALDDDGDVYVASLFGEGVLKIDRHKQRTVLAAKVTADVAIRDSKLYATTDALPAPNQAPEGKVVSVDLDRHSRH, from the coding sequence ATGAGAAAGCACGTTTCGCTTGCCGCGGCTGCTGTTACTGCCGCGGTCTTCCTGTCATCCGGCCCTGCGGGCGCTGCCGCACCGCCACAGTCCGATCCCGTTATCGTTGCGGGCGGGCTGGTGAGTCCGCTCCACGTCAGCACGGCCCGCGACGGTGCAGTCACCGTCAGTGAGGAATTCGCCGGGCGGCTGATCCGGATCGGTCCTGACGGCGCCAGATCGGAGTTGTATTCGGACCCTGCCTGGGATGTGGCCGGCAGCGCCTACCGGCGGGGCACCACCTATTTCGCCGAAAGCCAGGGAGCAGGGCCCATGGATGCCCGTCCGCTCGCCGGTCATATCCGCACCATTGCCCGCGACGGAAAGCAAGCCACGTTCGGTGACCTTGCCGCCCTGGAGACAAGCGAGAACGCCGACGGCGACGTCACGTACGGTTTTGAGGACCTGCCGGAGGCGTGCGCGGCGCAGCTACCGCCCGAGGTGCCCGCATCGTATGCCGGAACCGTCGACTCCCACCCCTATGGCATCGCGTTGTCCGGGGACACCGTGTACGTGGCAGATGCCGGGGCCAACAGCATCGTGGCCGTCGACGCCGACTCCGGCGACACTGAGACCGTCGCCGTCCTGCCGCCGCGTCCCTATACCGTCACGGCCGAAGTGGCGTCAGCCCTGCAGCTCCCGGGCTGCGTTGCGGGCCTCACTTATAACTTTGAGCCCGTTCCCACGGACGTCGCGGTGGGTCACGACGGATGGCTGTACGTTTCAGTGCTCCCGGGCGGACCGGAGGACCCCGCACTCGGTGCCCGCGGCGCCGTATACCGGGTCAACCCGGACAACGGCCGTGTCCGGCTCTTTGCCGACGACGTGATGTCACCCACCGGGCTGGCACTGGACGACGACGGCGACGTGTACGTCGCGTCCCTGTTCGGTGAGGGCGTGCTCAAGATAGACCGCCACAAGCAGCGGACGGTGCTGGCCGCCAAGGTAACTGCCGACGTCGCCATCAGGGATTCCAAGCTGTACGCAACCACCGATGCCCTCCCGGCGCCGAACCAGGCGCCCGAGGGCAAAGTGGTTTCCGTTGACCTTGACAGGCACTCCCGCCACTGA
- a CDS encoding nucleoside deaminase — protein MDAQPSAADIQDFLGQAVNLAMQNVGEGGGPFGALVVTADGERYFGVNRVTRDNDPTAHAEVVAIRTAAAESANFDLSGAVLYASCEPCPLCLAAALWARIGRVYFAADRHGAAAAGFDDALFYEYFEGTRPELMPVRQTDIPASNLPFDAWRDNPDRTEY, from the coding sequence ATGGACGCCCAACCTTCCGCCGCTGATATCCAGGACTTCCTAGGCCAGGCCGTCAACCTCGCCATGCAGAACGTGGGTGAGGGCGGCGGGCCCTTTGGAGCGCTCGTGGTCACCGCCGACGGCGAACGCTATTTTGGCGTCAACAGGGTGACGCGGGACAACGACCCCACCGCGCATGCCGAGGTGGTGGCCATCCGCACGGCCGCGGCGGAATCCGCCAACTTCGATCTCAGCGGGGCCGTGCTCTATGCAAGCTGTGAGCCCTGCCCGCTGTGCCTGGCCGCTGCGCTGTGGGCGCGGATCGGCCGCGTCTATTTTGCCGCGGACCGGCATGGCGCCGCCGCCGCCGGGTTCGACGACGCCCTGTTTTACGAGTATTTCGAGGGGACCCGGCCGGAACTCATGCCGGTCAGGCAAACCGACATCCCGGCGTCGAACCTCCCGTTTGATGCGTGGCGCGACAACCCGGACCGCACCGAATACTGA
- the trxA gene encoding thioredoxin — protein MTSGATGRPRGAVQPRLIKCPGCGKTNRIPAAAPGRPRCGNCSHDLPWIVDAGDSDFKHIAEESTVPALIDFWAEWCGPCRLVSPVLDQLATEKAGRIKLVKVDVDRAPGLSARFAVQAIPTLMVIIGGMVVARQAGAAPAPALRTWLEHALSSSLS, from the coding sequence ATGACTTCAGGAGCGACTGGACGGCCGCGCGGAGCAGTGCAACCGAGACTCATCAAGTGTCCCGGTTGTGGCAAAACGAACAGGATTCCCGCGGCTGCTCCCGGCCGTCCGCGCTGCGGCAACTGCAGCCACGACCTGCCATGGATCGTCGACGCCGGCGACTCTGACTTCAAACACATCGCGGAGGAGTCAACGGTGCCTGCCCTGATCGACTTCTGGGCCGAATGGTGCGGCCCCTGCCGGTTGGTCAGTCCGGTCCTGGACCAGCTGGCGACCGAGAAGGCGGGACGGATCAAGCTGGTCAAAGTCGACGTTGACCGGGCACCGGGGCTCTCAGCACGGTTTGCCGTGCAGGCGATCCCCACCTTGATGGTGATTATCGGCGGCATGGTGGTCGCCCGGCAGGCGGGCGCCGCTCCGGCGCCGGCCCTGCGGACCTGGCTGGAACACGCGCTTTCCTCCAGCCTCAGCTGA
- a CDS encoding CU044_2847 family protein: MTEILRYEVGSGVVLVEAEEDSFGVEHRSRDEQGIQDTGRRFEDALAAVRPAAKAAAEVLGDLAPEHLELQFGVKMAGAAGAIIARNVTEAHFIVRMSWSPEQPPPDEEPEY, from the coding sequence ATGACAGAAATACTGCGCTACGAAGTCGGGTCAGGCGTGGTCCTGGTGGAAGCCGAGGAGGACAGCTTCGGGGTGGAACACCGCTCACGTGACGAACAGGGGATCCAGGACACCGGGCGCAGGTTCGAAGATGCACTCGCAGCCGTCAGACCGGCCGCCAAGGCGGCCGCCGAAGTTTTGGGGGATCTGGCTCCCGAGCATCTGGAGCTGCAGTTCGGCGTGAAAATGGCGGGGGCGGCCGGGGCCATCATCGCCAGGAACGTGACTGAAGCGCACTTCATCGTCCGGATGTCGTGGTCGCCCGAGCAACCGCCGCCCGACGAGGAGCCTGAGTACTAG
- a CDS encoding dihydrofolate reductase family protein, producing MGLIHIDLFTTLDGVAQAPGGPSEDPEGGFTFGGWQAPLIDEVVGEQIDAGMEGMDALLLGRRTYDIFAGYWPHADGDIARLFNRLPKYVASRRTPALEWAGSTLLGPDVAAAVSELRDRHANIHVIGSLDFVQTLFAERLFDRLTLWVYPILLGSGKKVFARGVVPTNLRLIEPVVASPKGAVLQRYALAEGTPGVGDMSAVD from the coding sequence ATGGGACTGATCCACATCGACCTTTTCACCACGCTCGACGGCGTCGCACAGGCGCCCGGCGGGCCGAGTGAGGACCCCGAAGGCGGGTTCACGTTCGGCGGCTGGCAGGCACCCCTCATCGACGAGGTGGTCGGCGAACAGATCGACGCCGGGATGGAGGGGATGGACGCGCTGCTGCTCGGGCGCCGGACCTACGACATTTTCGCCGGGTACTGGCCACACGCGGACGGGGACATTGCGCGGCTGTTCAACCGCCTCCCGAAATACGTGGCCTCGCGCCGGACGCCCGCCCTCGAGTGGGCCGGCTCCACCCTGCTCGGTCCCGATGTCGCCGCCGCCGTGAGCGAACTGCGCGACCGCCACGCGAACATCCACGTGATCGGCAGCCTCGACTTCGTGCAGACCCTGTTCGCCGAGCGGCTCTTCGATCGGCTCACGCTCTGGGTGTATCCGATCCTCCTCGGCAGTGGAAAGAAGGTCTTCGCCCGCGGCGTGGTCCCGACGAACCTCAGGCTCATCGAGCCGGTGGTCGCCTCACCGAAGGGTGCGGTGTTGCAGCGCTATGCCCTCGCCGAGGGCACGCCCGGCGTCGGCGATATGTCGGCTGTCGACTGA
- a CDS encoding pyridoxal phosphate-dependent aminotransferase, with translation MPELAAHVSDFPANQIREITEAAWGTPGAIVLSIGEPGFALPRHVLEAGMACLDRDETNYTPNAGIPALREAFAARFREHNGVEVGTERVYVVDGAQQGLHFAMSLLLSPGDEILIPNPGYPTFAMTSRLLHAVPVRYPLYPEHDFQPRIEDLESLITPQTKVLVLNSPSNPLGAVLGGELTRSLVDLARRHDLWIISDECYEAFTYDVPHVSPARFDSDVPGEARVFTSLTLSKTYGLTGLRIGALICPPGLERKMNNVMESIVSCVASPSQYAAIAALTGPQDYVSQAHAHYRANRDAASAVLESKGIPFLSAQGAFYLWADVSHVSGGDVRSWVRKFLADSGVSFAPGTAFGSIGEGWIRIALCGARTELVEGLGRLPSRH, from the coding sequence ATGCCCGAGCTTGCCGCCCATGTCAGCGACTTCCCCGCCAACCAGATCCGCGAGATCACCGAAGCCGCATGGGGCACCCCCGGCGCCATTGTGCTGAGCATCGGGGAACCAGGCTTCGCGCTCCCCCGCCATGTCCTCGAGGCGGGCATGGCCTGCCTGGACCGCGACGAGACCAACTACACACCGAATGCCGGAATCCCGGCCCTCCGCGAAGCCTTCGCGGCCAGGTTCCGTGAGCACAACGGCGTTGAGGTCGGAACAGAGCGGGTCTACGTGGTGGACGGCGCCCAGCAGGGCCTCCACTTCGCCATGAGCCTGTTGCTCTCCCCCGGTGACGAGATCCTGATCCCGAACCCCGGCTACCCCACGTTTGCCATGACCAGCCGGCTCCTGCACGCAGTGCCCGTTCGGTACCCGCTCTACCCTGAGCACGACTTCCAGCCGAGGATCGAGGACCTTGAGTCCCTCATCACGCCGCAGACCAAGGTGCTGGTCCTGAATTCGCCCTCCAATCCCCTGGGCGCAGTCCTGGGCGGCGAACTGACCCGCAGCCTCGTTGACCTGGCCCGCCGCCACGACCTCTGGATCATCTCCGACGAATGCTACGAGGCCTTCACCTACGACGTACCCCACGTCAGCCCTGCCCGCTTTGACAGCGACGTCCCCGGCGAGGCCAGGGTCTTCACGTCCCTGACGTTGTCCAAGACCTATGGACTGACGGGACTCCGGATCGGGGCACTGATCTGCCCGCCCGGGCTGGAGCGGAAAATGAACAACGTCATGGAGTCGATCGTCTCCTGCGTCGCCTCGCCTTCCCAGTACGCCGCGATCGCCGCGCTCACGGGGCCGCAGGACTACGTCAGCCAGGCCCATGCCCACTACCGGGCCAACCGGGACGCGGCCTCGGCCGTGCTTGAGTCCAAAGGCATTCCGTTCCTCTCGGCGCAGGGGGCCTTCTACCTGTGGGCGGACGTTTCCCACGTGAGCGGTGGCGATGTGCGGTCCTGGGTCCGGAAATTCCTGGCCGATTCCGGGGTTTCCTTCGCCCCGGGCACGGCCTTCGGTTCCATCGGTGAAGGCTGGATCCGGATCGCTCTGTGCGGCGCCCGGACCGAACTCGTGGAAGGCCTGGGCCGCCTGCCCTCCCGGCACTGA
- the truB gene encoding tRNA pseudouridine(55) synthase TruB: MLSGLVIVDKPQGWTSHDVVGRMRRLAGTRKVGHAGTLDPMATGVLVLGINKATRLLTYIVGTSKTYTATIRLGESTVTDDAEGEVISSQSAAAITEEAIRAGVAALTGEIQQVPSSVSAIKVNGERAYARVRSGEDVKLAARPVTIHRFDVHAVRPAGDGDVLDVDVTVECSSGTYIRALARDLGEALGTGGHLTALRRTQVGPYTLDQARTLEQLAGELEVLEMSQAARALMPNRELSAEEATEISFGRRIAAGAGAGTPAAATADKPAAAFAPDGSLVALLADAGGYAKPVLVFAPGNEQQAT, from the coding sequence GTGCTTTCTGGACTGGTAATAGTGGACAAGCCGCAGGGATGGACCAGCCACGATGTGGTTGGACGGATGCGGCGGCTGGCCGGTACCCGGAAAGTGGGGCATGCCGGCACGCTGGATCCCATGGCGACGGGCGTGCTGGTTCTCGGTATCAATAAGGCCACCCGCCTGCTGACCTACATCGTCGGAACCTCCAAGACGTACACGGCCACCATCCGCCTCGGCGAATCCACCGTGACGGACGACGCCGAAGGTGAGGTAATCAGCAGCCAGTCTGCCGCTGCCATCACCGAGGAAGCCATCCGGGCCGGCGTCGCGGCACTCACCGGCGAGATCCAGCAGGTCCCCAGCAGCGTCAGCGCCATCAAGGTCAACGGCGAACGCGCCTATGCCCGGGTCCGGTCCGGCGAAGACGTGAAACTGGCTGCGCGGCCGGTCACCATCCACCGCTTCGACGTCCATGCAGTCCGGCCCGCGGGTGACGGTGACGTCCTTGACGTGGATGTCACCGTGGAATGCTCGTCCGGAACGTATATCCGTGCCCTGGCGCGGGACCTGGGCGAAGCGCTGGGCACGGGAGGCCACCTGACGGCGCTTCGGCGGACCCAGGTCGGCCCGTACACGCTGGACCAGGCCCGGACGCTGGAGCAGTTGGCCGGGGAACTCGAAGTGCTGGAGATGTCGCAGGCGGCGCGGGCGCTCATGCCCAACCGCGAGCTCAGCGCGGAGGAGGCCACTGAAATTTCCTTCGGGCGCCGCATCGCCGCAGGTGCAGGGGCAGGAACGCCGGCCGCCGCCACCGCAGACAAGCCCGCCGCAGCTTTTGCGCCGGACGGCTCGCTGGTGGCACTGCTGGCCGACGCCGGCGGCTATGCGAAGCCGGTGCTGGTTTTCGCGCCCGGTAACGAACAGCAGGCCACGTAG